The Ranitomeya imitator isolate aRanImi1 chromosome 6, aRanImi1.pri, whole genome shotgun sequence genome window below encodes:
- the DUS3L gene encoding tRNA-dihydrouridine(47) synthase [NAD(P)(+)]-like, translated as MADDGKQSDGVVNVNSDRGVAAIKSQFLTTKDAFHAHIHADGPFVTEEEVKDVNSNAVDGPHAKKIKLDDAVGNRDEQRTKVEENKQDQKRARGQNKSRPYVKYHQLEQQRLCPSIIQECPRKCFFGDKCKFLHSIEKYMSGKLEDIGPKCYLYETFGKCTYGVTCRFAKSHLGDSFQNLVNPDLVEQQEGKELVTNNLCKELQIQLRKKRFLFEKAEGYLKLLNQSQKNRNEEKKTVVKAESQVGTPEDATSKGGDHDVCVDPAAGAMGQTEPIAQEASVEARRVSMGAVTDEDIIKLRPCEKKTIDFRGKLYLAPLTTCGNLPFRRICKRYGADITCGEMAICTNLLQGQPSEWALMKRHHTEDLFGVQLEGAFPDTLIKCAELLNRTIEVDFVDINVGCPIDLFYKKGGGCGLMTRMNKFEQIVRGMKSVLDVPLTVKIRTGVQEKVNLAHKLIPELRDWGVSLVTLHGRSREQRYTKLADWEYIKRCAEIADPLPFFGNGDIFSFEDANLALETGVSGIMMARGALVKPWLFTEIKEQRHCDISSSERLDILRDFTNFGFEHWGSDMQGVERTRRFLLEWLSFLCRYIPVGLLERVPQKLNERPPYYMGRDYMETLMASQNVNDWIKISEMFLGPVPPNFTFLPKHKANSYK; from the exons ATGGCAGATGACGGCAAGCAGAGCGACGGTGTAGTAAATGTGAATTCTGATAGAGGAGTCGCTGCTATTAAATCCCA GTTTTTAACAACAAAGGACGCCTTCCACGCTCATATACACGCGGATGGGCCCTTTGTTACCGAGGAGGAGGTCAAGGATGTGAATAGCAATGCCGTGGACGGACCTCacgcaaaaaaaattaaattggatGATGCTGTAGGAAATCGGGATGAGCAAAGAACGAAAGTCGAAGAGAACAAGCAAGACCAGAAGAGGGCGAGAGGGCAGAACAAGAGTCGTCCTTATGTCAAGTATCACCAGCTAGAGCAGCAGCGGCTGTGTCCATCTATCATACAG GAATGCCCCAGGAAATGTTTTTTCGGTGACAAATGCAAATTTCTGCACAGCATTGAGAAATATATGTCCGGGAAGCTTGAAGATATCGGCCCCAAATGTTATCTGTACGAGACTTTCGGCAAATGCACCTACGGGGTCACCTGCCGTTTCGCCAAATCTCACTTGGGTGACAGTTTCCAAAATCTAGTAAACCCGGATCTGGTGGAACAACAGGAAGGAAAAGAACTGGTGACGAATAATCTGTGCAAAGAGCTGCAGATCCAGCTGCGTAAGAAGAGGTTTTTATTTGAGAAGGCTGAGGGATACCTGAAACTTTTAAACCAATCCCAAAAAAACAGGAATGAAGAAAAGAAGACTGTGGTCAAGGCTGAGTCCCAGGTGGGCACACCGGAGGATGCCACATCTAAAGGAGGTGACCATGATGTGTGTGTGGACCCTGCAGCGGGAGCAATGGGTCAAACTGAGCCGATCGCCCAGGAGGCCTCCGTGGAGGCCAGGCGGGTGTCTATGGGAGCAGTGACAGATGAAGATATCATAAAACTCAGGCCGTGCGAGAAAAAAACG attgACTTCCGAGGCAAATTGTACCTTGCTCCACTAACGACG TGTGGGAATCTTCCATTTCGAAGAATATGCAAGCGGTACGGAGCGGACATCACGTGTGGAGAGATGGCCATATGCACCAACCTCCTTCAAGGCCAGCCGTCTGAATGGGCGCTGATGAAAAGGCATCATACCGAGGATCTGTTCGGCGTCCAG CTAGAGGGCGCCTTCCCGGACACACTGATCAAATGTGCAGAGCTGCTGAACAGAACCATCGAGGTCGACTTTGTGGATATTAATGTCGGGTGTCCGATCGACTTGTTCTATAAAAAG ggTGGAGGATGTGGATTAATGACGAGAATGAACAAATTTGAGCAAATCGTAAGAGGAATGAAGTCG GTTCTGGATGTTCCCCTCACTGTGAAGATCAGAACCGGGGTGCAAGAAAAAGTCAACCTGGCCCATAAACTTATTCCGGAGCTGCGGGATTGGGGGGTGTCGCTGGTCACT CTGCATGGTAGATCCAGGGAACAGAGATACACAAAACTGGCCGACTGGGAATATATTAAGCGATGTGCTGAGATCGCCGACCCGCTGCCCTTTTTTG GGAATGGCGATATCTTCTCGTTTGAGGATGCGAATTTAGCATTGGAGACCGGCGTTTCTGGGATCATGATGGCCAG GGGGGCTCTGGTAAAGCCTTGGCTGTTCACAGAGATAAAAGAGCAGCGGCACTGTGACATCTCCTCATCAGAACGACTTGACATCCTCCGAGACTTTACTAACTTTGGGTTCGAGCACTGGGGCTCAGACATGCAGGGGGTGGAGAGGACCAGGAGGTTCCTGCTCGAGTGGCTCTCCTTCCTCTGCAG ATACATTCCGGTTGGTTTATTGGAACGCGTACCTCAGAAGCTGAACGAGAGACCCCCGTACTATATGGGAAGAGACTACATGGAGACATTAATGGCGAGTCAGAATGTAAATGACTGGATAAAGATCAG TGAAATGTTTCTGGGTCCCGTTCCTCCTAATTTCACGTTCCTGCCGAAGCACAAAGCCAATTCCTATAAGTGA